TTGATTGATTTCATGATGTTTCCAATTTTTATCACCAATTTTCTTTGCCTACAATAATCCTCCCAAACATGCTGTCACAAAATGAATGGGTTAATGGCACACTGCAATGAATAACAAGTCCCTCACAAAGATTCAAGGCTATTCTATTAAACACCGCCATCATTGAAAGAGTGCGTACAGAGAGTTTTCATAGGGGGTGCAAACCCATGGTGGAGGAACAGGTGGCTCTTTAGTTTCATATCCATAAGGgcttatattatctatggttgaaatactctaatagaacagtcacttctactgtAGTTCAGATGATCAAgatttggataatcgaggtcctGTCATCAACAATAATCTGAATAAATTGCAGTTTGTGAATGTTTTCTTGTCTATTTTACAAATGTTTTCTTTTGTGGGAATATAAGGCTTGAATTATCCATCAGAAATTACAGCGTGTGTTCTGTTAGGTTGGTTAAGTAAATTTATTACAATTAACTAAAAAAATAGGGTTCAGcaataaaaaaagtagtgaaataactATTGAATAATGGTAGCTATAACAACATacctatgtgggaaaatccttacattggcatgttactaccatctgtttaatgccaaagtagagatttttCCACATAGCTacgttgtaataccatcattcatatatcttgtttAACTACTTTTTTATTggtggaaccctacttcattacCACACATGTGCACAAGGGGTAAAGTAATTGACCGTTGTGTCTGTCATCTGCATTACAAAAACAAAGACTGCTACACACTCATACACTGCATAATAAATACTTTTCCCAAAAAATAGCTTATAGCTGTCTCGGAACTTCTACAAACAGCATATTTTTATTCTCTGTTCTACCATGAATGATGAAACTTTGACAATGCTAAATATTTATGGATACTTAATGTTTGAGAATCGAAATCACACACATAAACAAAACTTGTCGCAAACATTAATATTGACATAACTGTTAGCTGATCATTATAACATAGATTAATGAATTTTATACTACATCCTTGTCACCACATAACTTCACCCTCACTAACTAACTGCCTTTATAGCTATGCACTTTTATCtgtaaaaattaaaataaataccGCACATAGGAAGTCCAATCTTTACACTCCCTCCCCCTTAACAATTAAGTGTATCTGTGAGGAACCTTGCGGTTTAGCCGTTGTGGGTATCAACGTTCTGCAGAATTATCTGTATCCCTGGAAATGGCTGGCAGTGTATGGGAAGTATCACCTGCATCATTTCCTAATGTGTTGTCAGCAATATTACACTTGGTATGACCAAATCATCATCTACAGGAGGTGAACTGTAAGTGTTTCCTCTCTGCGACAGGTGATCAACATGTCTTCTAATAACTCTCCCATCTTCAAGTACgctagagggaaactttggcgaatttagcgatttgctacaaattcgtcaaagtttaaCCTGCCTATCACCCATAGCACCTCAGATTAACATCTTTATAGTtatagattgagcttgaattcaccaaagtttatttcaccaaatgcaatttaACTTGCTTTTCGCCAAAGTTTACAGTTTCCCTCTGTACAGTAGTGATTGATTTGTTACCTATGGTTCTGGTTTTTCAATTCCTGCATGCTGCTGTGTGTACATCTATTATCATATCAAGTTTACTGTACAATCCATAACATGCTTGGAATATGTGATCTGCAGATCTCTTGTTTTTAACAATACTATAGTTTGTTGGTCATACTTGtttggctgtgactgctttagtaGAGTATCTTGGTGTGGTTTGCCATATCTAGCTCCTACAACAAAGCCACAGCTTATCGCAGCCAGCTAGATCGTTAAGAGCAAGGTGGTGTGTTCTGATTGTTTTGGGGTGTGCAATCATTTTGTAAGTGCAGTTACATGTTTACTATTCCACTTGCACTCATTAaagtgcttcaaatagtcttgtgGCTtctcctctaaggaaagtgccgatgcagaaaattaataccttgtatggtttccttgcacaAAGAAGAAGAAGAGGTTGAAGATAGGGTAGACACTCATTGGAACCAGAAAAGCCACATgtcaccagtgagtttgttgttgttgcacaaaatggtggctgtgtttCTATGGTTTTAACCAGCAATTTTTAGCAGTTCCCATCATTTTAGGTAcaaaacagtactaccatactgtttgataaacatACTTTGCTCAAGTAACCACAGACCATCTTTAAATGGATACTGTTTCTCACTTGAAGTACTCagtactgtacaacatgaaggTTGGTAAATTATTTCTTGTCACCCTCTTGAGGAGTCGGTGCTTGCTTCAGTTAgcctatgtataaatgtatgtaattagtctacttgtacttttttacctgttgatcaggtgtaacaggctgtttagccttataaatcacctgtaataaataataataataatatgtctTAGTCCTATGAAGTACTACTGTGTGTGGAACATGGTGCTTCATTGTGATGAAGTTGTTTTGTCAAGAAGTAATGCGTAATGTCACATTAAGAGCTCATTCTAAATTTTATGAAATCCTTACTACTTATTATTATGACTCTTGGTGGCATCTAAGAAAGCCACACAAGTGAATCTAGGAGCCATAATTTATCGATATCAGTTCCTGCATTAGAGTATGTTGATACTGAGGACTGAGTTTCAGAATTGAATGGGTAAAGCTGTTcttttgagatcacgagatgttCAACAATGTGTGACCAACAAACCTCTTCTAGGCTTACTTGTTAATGCTGCTTATTGTTGGGGCAGCTGAAAGGTGATGGATTTAGGGGTCTTTACAGAATgggtctttttttttttttgaggtGCTAGGTGGAAGTTAACTTTGAAATttgattattgttaattagcaatcaCCCAGTTGGGCTAATGTATAATTACAGTATAAGTAGTTACAATTAGAAAGTGGAAATGTTATCCATCTCCTATAGTACAACATTAAGTGGATACAAATTGACTTCCAATGGCCATCTTGAATTGAATACATTGAACCATGGTGCCACAACTTCTATTTTTGTTATAATGCACACCATTTGTGGTCCTTCCTGTTATGTATTGTTATGTCAATAGCCCCTTAGTTTATTAAGTGAGTGGACCAAATCATGATTCAATTAGCacccacctctttaataagaccacctcattatagtggctaTGCCCAGTAGTTCCCACATAACCTCTCCCAGCTGGCAtagcattattaaataatagttattaaTAATAAGTCTTGTGGTACTGTGTGGTTAAGTTCTATTTGATTTTAAGTCTTCACAAAGCCACCAACTGCAAAGGGAAACTCTTTAAGCTAATGGAATGCAATACAGTAATGTGGTATTTGTGAATTTATCCtagacaaaaacaaaacaactcTTATAATGACTGATATGCAAAATCTACAACATTAGACACATTCATGAGATTGGTACATTCCACACAATAGGAAGGAACCTGGTTGATGTTTGTTATCAAACAGTGATACTTTAACCTTGCCCTTGTTGGCATTATCCATTACAGGTGTAGCAACAACAGCTACGCTGTGCCAGGAAGGAAGATGTGACTGCATTGCAGAGGGGAAGTGTGAACAGTGTCCTTACAAAGAGAGAGTTAGTTGTGATATGGTAGTAGCGTGTGCTATTTTAGATGTCTCTTTATAGCAACTGGCAGAGTGCTTGGAAACGATGCATAAAAGATTATTCTATTGCTCATCATTGCAAGAATACAAATACTACAGGTAATATATATCAAGCTTTGCCGAGTGTTTTAGGTGTATGTGTGTTTAGTTGCTTTCCCAAAGAAGATGCCCAGAAGTTGTGGATGTTTGAGGTACTACTGAGCTAAGTTTTGCAACTAAAGTTGTTATATGATTTTAGGTGGTGATGGCAATGTTGGGATTGGCAGCTTATTCAGTGATTTGGTGTAGAAGGCGCAAACatgaagcagcagcagcaaggcGAATTCACATGCAAATTAATGCATGactattttatttttatgattcAACTATAAATCGCATTAAATAGAACCACAAGGGGAAAAGCCATAGATATTGCAATGGTTGGCTTCTTGTTAATCATAAAACGGAACGTTTTACATGGCTTGTTGTCTCACACGAGacagctatttaaaaaaatggCGCTTCACAGCTTATATGGTGATATTCTATTTTAAGATTTCCGGTATGTTCCGTATATGGTTCGGCCATCTAAATGATCTGGTGAGCTACGTGAGAAAGAACGACCTCTCCATTCACGACGTTGCAATCTATTCGTTGTAGGTACCGAGTCACGTAGTTTGCAGCTGTGGGTCAAGAGTAAGATTATTTGTTTGCATGTTGTTAGCGTCTTTTGTTGTAACTTGTTGAAGATTGATCGCATTGATGCAACCCGCGTTATATGTTGGAGGCGTATTATCTACTCTAGAAATGCTTTATTTTGCTTGCGTACTTTGCGATTATCTATTgacatattatacagtacttgtATTAGGATGACTACAAGTTATATAGATTTCAGTGTGATCAGGTGCACGCTTTTGCAGTCGTAATTGTCATTAAGTATTGTAATTAAGATATTTTTTAACTGCGAAGTAGAAGGAAAGTTCGCAGGTTGGATAGGTTAGGTTGGTGCACTTTATAGACTCCATTTCCGTTCATTTTTTCTACGTTGCCCACCAAACCGTTTGCGGTTCCATATTGGCCTTTTGTGCCGTGCCTTCAGACTCGAACCGACTTAACAGCTAGTTTCATTTCATTTCGTGCTTTTGATATGTTGCATGGTGGGTTAATTAGCGAGTAAACTAATACTATTTGGTTTCTACTTTAGGTTGCCGCCTTGTTCTTGAAACAATAGTAGTTGCACGCGTTCAGTGTCAAATCATTACTAGCATATGTAGTACAAAAGATCTACATTAGAGTTTGTCACTCGTTTTGGATCTGTGCCATTTAGCTTGAAAGCATGCATACATTGACTGTGTTCTGTTATTGAAATCAATGTAGTGAATCAAGAGAGTTATAATCCAAAAAATCAAGCTAATGTTATCAATTAGCCAATAATATTACATTGCAGTGGTAGCGAATTTTTCTGTCTAAACTTTGACCCCAAAAGCAGTTGATTTTTCCTTACAGGATATTTCGTAGAACTCACTCCAGTTCTCTTTGAGGGTAGCggtatatacatacaactaTGGCTGTTGCTGTGATATAAAGTTTTATTTCTTCTTGCAGCCATAGAAGATGTTGAGGACTGTAGTATTTGCTGTGTTGGTGACACTGTGTTATGGTACTACGGTGATGCCTAATCCTACTGCAACGATGGCAGCAACAACTGATATGATGCCAGATCCCAGCACTAATGCTGATATTATGACGACCGAAATGGCTGACATGACCAGCTCTGCTGCCGCCATGACAAGCTCTATGGCTAACGTTGTACCTATAGCAACCCAGGAGCCACCTGTTGTAACGTATGCGGGGGTGCGTAGATATCGTGATGAAGACTACTTTCAGGCCATATATAGTGATGGTACCTATCAACGTACTCGCTCAGCTCGATTGCTCCATTTCAATGTAAGCATCTACAAAATCCTGTCTAATTAAGTGATTATGTTGTTGCTGTTTAGTGTCTCGATCGCAATGAAAATGGAACTATTATAAATCGGGTTAATAACTCCTACATATTCAGCTTGTACCTGCAAATGCCAGTGCTCCATTATCTCAATGTTGAGTACAAAAGGCAACTGATGGTGGGAATTGCTGGTGTATTGGCAAGTGGCGGATTTCCAACAACAGCAGATGACTTGTGTCTTGATGGATATGACCAAAACTTTGTTGGAGAGTTTGAAGAAGGGTTAGTATTAGGTTAATTGTGCCATGGTACACCATTGTTAATACACACAGGGTGTTGCTACGGCTGTACGAGTCAGTTGGCCAAAGTGGCACACCTCGCCGAAATGGTACACAGTTGAGAAATGCATTCAATGATAACCTTCGGGGAAGTAGTTTTACTACTACTTTTGAGGGTCAACAAGCAATCCCTTACATTACTGACCGTCCTCTTCAAAATGAACCGGGCTACA
The Dysidea avara chromosome 7, odDysAvar1.4, whole genome shotgun sequence genome window above contains:
- the LOC136260993 gene encoding uncharacterized protein, whose amino-acid sequence is MLRTVVFAVLVTLCYGTTVMPNPTATMAATTDMMPDPSTNADIMTTEMADMTSSAAAMTSSMANVVPIATQEPPVVTYAGVRRYRDEDYFQAIYSDGTYQRTRSARLLHFNCLDRNENGTIINRVNNSYIFSLYLQMPVLHYLNVEYKRQLMVGIAGVLASGGFPTTADDLCLDGYDQNFVGEFEEGVLLRLYESVGQSGTPRRNGTQLRNAFNDNLRGSSFTTTFEGQQAIPYITDRPLQNEPGYTHPRYNRAAVVGSPRWGGIRVTIRPPIRRCEEIDTSNNYYMGFESDYSFVCLDKDQQNDLKGTLAENPNPINFYLEGGDYVFAVLGSIAVAVVIGLAILGYFIHPFFLA
- the LOC136261004 gene encoding uncharacterized protein, yielding MSTLAKVVLLVAVLCLIIVIAHTQSLPSSDEPKQPDIHQVFTFKSPKKHNSKQNDYSTSTGVATTATLCQEGRCDCIAEGKCEQCPYKERQLAECLETMHKRLFYCSSLQEYKYYSCFPKEDAQKLWMFEVVMAMLGLAAYSVIWCRRRKHEAAAARRIHMQINA